In the Hordeum vulgare subsp. vulgare chromosome 7H, MorexV3_pseudomolecules_assembly, whole genome shotgun sequence genome, one interval contains:
- the LOC123410328 gene encoding dirigent protein 2-like, giving the protein MNLARQIPSLGRARCIATTIHTLPQQRHSSRRPAMTAPSSPLLMLALLLLTSSACTSAKADDLKLIRVYMHETLSGPNATVLSSVQSPLGGNATFGQMGVLDNELRDGPRRGGSSELGRFQGLFAMTGSGRALSILSAVNVVFTAGEHRGSTLAMLGTIHDLRATVERTIVGGTGAFRMVRGYGLIDYVPEASTPGHDVYRVDLFVVV; this is encoded by the coding sequence ATGAACCTAGCTAGACAAATTCCATCCCTCGGCCGCGCACGGTGCATCGCCACCACCATACACACACTGCCGCAGCAGCGACATTCTTCTCGCCGGCCGGCCATGACTGCTCCCTCGTCACCGCTGCTTATGCTCGCCCTCCTCCTGCTGACCTCGTCGGCGTGCACCAGCGCGAAGGCCGACGACCTGAAGCTCATCCGCGTGTACATGCACGAGACGCTCTCGGGGCCGAACGCTACGGTGCTGAGCTCGGTGCAGTCACCGCTGGGTGGCAACGCAACGTTCGGGCAGATGGGCGTGCTGGACAACGAGCTGCGGGACGGGCCGCGCCGGGGCGGCTCGTCGGAGCTCGGCCGGTTCCAAGGCTTGTTCGCCATGACGGGCTCCGGGAGAGCACTGAGCATATTGTCGGCGGTCAACGTCGTGTTCACGGCCGGGGAGCACCGGGGGAGCACGCTGGCCATGCTGGGCACCATACATGACTTGCGGGCAACCGTCGAGCGCACCATCGTCGGCGGCACCGGCGCGTTCCGGATGGTGCGCGGGTACGGCTTAATTGATTACGTGCCCGAGGCGAGCACGCCGGGCCACGATGTCTACAGGGTCGACTTGTTTGTTGTTGTCTAG